The genome window TACAGTCGCGCATGTACTTCCACCTGCGTCAAAGCGGAAGGCTTACCGGCCAGCCCGTTCCTCCAGCGCTGCTTGGGGCGAGCGTTCCGAAGCCTACGACCCAAGAGACTCCATCGTAGGGGAGACGCTTTGCTACGGAACAGAAAGTAAGAGACCATGCGAAAACTGTGGGGTGGGCGTTTTCAGGGAGAGACCGATGCGCTGATAGCGCAGCTCAACAGTTCACTGCCCTTTGATCGGCGCCTCTGGCGGCAGGATATTCAGGGGAGCATCGCTCACGCTACTATGCTGGGGGCCACGGGCATCCTGCCTCAAGAAGAGGCTATGAAGATTGTAGAGGGGCTTAAGGCCCTTGAGCAAGAGCTTGCAGAGGGACGTGTCGCCCTGCCCGAGGATGCCGAAGATGTGCATACTGCCATCGAGAGCTTACTCTATGAGCGGATAGGCGACGTGGCGGGCAAACTGCACACCGCAAGGAGCCGTAACGACCAGGTGACTACCGATCTACGGCTCTACCTGCGGGACGTTTGTGATAGGCTCACCGAAGAGATCAGAGAGTTTCAACAGACGCTGGTTGCCCTGGCCGAGCGCGAGATTCAAACGGTTCTTCCCGGTTTTACGCATCTGCAGCATGCTCAGCCTATCTCGTTGGCACACCATCTTTTGGCCTACTTTTGGATGTTAGACAGAGACCGAGAGCGCTTGCACGATTGTCGGAAGCGCCTCAACCGGCTTCCGTTGGGTGCTGGTGCTCTGGCTGGCACGAGTTTTCCCATCGATCGGCGGAGGGTTGCCGAGTTGTTGGGCTTCGATGCGGTGCTGCCCAATAGCCTTGATGCGGTTTCCGATCGGGATTTCGCCGTGGAGTTCCTCTCGGCTGCCGCTATCCTCGGCATGCATCTGTCTCGCCTTGCTGAGGAGATCATCCTTTGGAACAGCCCTGAGTTTGGGTTTGTGGAGCTTGACGATAGCGTTACAACGGGTAGCAGTATCATGCCGCAGAAAAAGAACCCAGATGTCGCCGAGCTGGTACGAGGCAAAACGGGCCGTCTCTATGGGAACCTCCTCGCCCTGCTCACCGTGCTGAAAGGGATACCGCTGGCCTATAATAAAGATTTACAAGAAGATAAAGAGCTTCTCTTTGACACGGTAGATACGCTCCTGCTGATTTTACCAGCCTTGCGGCGAACCCTGCAGACCGCCCGATTTCGGGCAGAGCGCATGGAGGCCGTACTGGAGGGCGATTTCTCCACAGCCACCGATCTTGCAGATTACTTAGCTCGTAGGGGAATGCCTTTCCGTGAGGCTCATGAGATTGTAGGTCGCATTGTGCGCTATTGCCTTGAGAAGGGGATCAAGCTCGAAGCGCTCGATGTTGCCACCTTGAAAACCTTTTCTCCCTTGTTCGATAGCGAGGTTCTAGCCCTTTTGACGCCTCGTGCCAGCATGGCGAGTCGAACCTCTGAAGGTGGTACAGCCCCC of Chthonomonas calidirosea T49 contains these proteins:
- the argH gene encoding argininosuccinate lyase encodes the protein MRKLWGGRFQGETDALIAQLNSSLPFDRRLWRQDIQGSIAHATMLGATGILPQEEAMKIVEGLKALEQELAEGRVALPEDAEDVHTAIESLLYERIGDVAGKLHTARSRNDQVTTDLRLYLRDVCDRLTEEIREFQQTLVALAEREIQTVLPGFTHLQHAQPISLAHHLLAYFWMLDRDRERLHDCRKRLNRLPLGAGALAGTSFPIDRRRVAELLGFDAVLPNSLDAVSDRDFAVEFLSAAAILGMHLSRLAEEIILWNSPEFGFVELDDSVTTGSSIMPQKKNPDVAELVRGKTGRLYGNLLALLTVLKGIPLAYNKDLQEDKELLFDTVDTLLLILPALRRTLQTARFRAERMEAVLEGDFSTATDLADYLARRGMPFREAHEIVGRIVRYCLEKGIKLEALDVATLKTFSPLFDSEVLALLTPRASMASRTSEGGTAPDAVRAQLAYAKQKLAEPH